The Metabacillus schmidteae genome has a segment encoding these proteins:
- a CDS encoding Na/Pi cotransporter family protein has protein sequence MELDIQKMIFEFIGGLGIFLFGIKYMGDGLQRSAGDKLRDILDKFTTNPVMGVLAGIIVTVLIQSSSGTTVITVGLVSAGFMSLRQAIGVIMGANIGTTVTAFIIGIKVSDYALPIIAVGAILLFFFKNKRIHNIGQIIFGFGALFFGLELMGDGMKPLRTLEAFHDLTVSMSSNPLLGVVVGTIFTVIVQSSSATIGILQELFGQGLIDIYAALPVLFGDNIGTTITAVLASIGASIAARRAALTHVIFNLIGTTVFLIFLPLFTNFMQFLQGALNLNPEMTIAFAHGTFNITNTIIQLPLIGFLAFLVTKLIPGEDSVIEYKTKHLDPIFIEQSSSIALGQAKEEVLRMGQFATIGLEAARDYQATYSQKNADTAMQLEDAINNLDRKITDYLILISRSEMSPTESEEHSMLMDTVRDIERIGDHFENVVELVGYQLTNKVKLTDSAKKDLNDMFELTIQTLKDAITALDDKDTALASKVLKSEEQIDKMERTLRKKHIMRINEGSCTGSAGIVFVDIISNLERIGDHSVNIAEAVLGYRD, from the coding sequence TTGGAATTAGATATCCAGAAGATGATATTTGAATTCATTGGTGGATTAGGAATTTTCCTATTTGGAATCAAGTATATGGGGGATGGTCTTCAACGCTCTGCCGGTGATAAATTGAGGGACATTTTGGATAAGTTTACGACGAATCCGGTAATGGGTGTTTTAGCAGGTATTATTGTGACGGTTTTAATTCAATCCAGCAGTGGAACAACTGTTATTACAGTTGGATTAGTAAGTGCTGGATTTATGAGTCTTAGACAAGCTATTGGTGTAATTATGGGGGCTAATATTGGGACAACCGTTACAGCATTTATAATCGGGATTAAAGTTTCGGATTACGCACTTCCAATAATCGCTGTTGGAGCAATATTACTTTTTTTCTTTAAAAACAAGAGAATACATAACATCGGTCAAATCATCTTTGGTTTTGGTGCATTATTTTTTGGATTGGAATTAATGGGCGATGGTATGAAGCCACTGCGTACTTTGGAAGCATTTCATGATTTAACCGTCAGTATGAGTAGTAACCCTTTATTGGGAGTAGTAGTCGGAACAATCTTTACTGTTATTGTTCAAAGTTCTAGTGCAACCATAGGTATATTACAGGAGTTATTTGGTCAAGGATTAATAGATATTTACGCAGCTTTACCAGTTCTATTTGGAGATAACATAGGAACTACGATTACCGCTGTGTTAGCTTCTATTGGAGCATCTATTGCAGCAAGAAGAGCAGCATTGACGCATGTTATCTTTAACTTAATCGGTACCACAGTCTTTCTGATTTTCTTACCTTTGTTTACAAATTTTATGCAATTTTTACAAGGTGCATTAAACTTAAATCCTGAGATGACTATTGCCTTTGCACATGGTACATTCAATATTACAAATACAATTATTCAATTACCTTTAATTGGGTTCTTAGCATTTCTTGTTACTAAGCTTATTCCAGGTGAAGATTCAGTTATAGAGTATAAAACAAAACACTTAGACCCAATCTTTATTGAGCAATCATCATCTATTGCACTTGGACAGGCAAAGGAAGAGGTTCTTCGAATGGGCCAATTTGCAACAATAGGGTTGGAAGCAGCAAGAGATTATCAAGCAACTTATTCTCAAAAAAACGCAGATACTGCGATGCAGCTTGAGGATGCAATTAATAATCTAGATCGTAAAATTACAGATTATTTAATTCTTATTTCCAGAAGTGAGATGTCTCCTACAGAGTCAGAAGAGCATAGCATGTTAATGGATACTGTTAGAGATATAGAACGTATCGGAGATCATTTTGAAAATGTAGTTGAATTAGTTGGATATCAATTGACAAACAAAGTAAAACTAACTGATTCAGCGAAAAAAGATTTAAATGATATGTTTGAATTAACAATTCAAACATTAAAGGATGCCATTACAGCTCTTGACGACAAAGACACAGCTTTAGCATCGAAAGTATTAAAATCTGAGGAACAAATAGATAAGATGGAAAGAACATTACGAAAAAAGCATATCATGCGGATTAATGAAGGTAGTTGTACTGGTTCTGCAGGTATAGTTTTTGTTGATATAATAAGCAACCTTGAACGTATTGGTGATCACTCAGTAAACATTGCGGAAGCAGTTTTAGGTTACAGAGACTAA
- a CDS encoding PstS family phosphate ABC transporter substrate-binding protein: MKSLKSLVLLLVMGILVVFAAACGGGASTEGETNTGSGDSNTEEETALEGSVVIDGSGTVYPFMSKMAENYMTENEEVSVEVSRAGTSAGFEKFLAENGTDFNDASREIKEEETAKAEELGIEVKEFQVALDGLTFVINKENDWATEMTQEEVVKIFLAEGGVTKWSDINPDWPAEEIKPMGPNENHGTNEFMFETIMEEKDFVDSVNLQQEYSTLVDLVSKDKNAIAFFGYGYYDSNKDKLNAVNVDFGNGPVAPSLDTIGLDDAAGYKAFTRPVFTYLNVDMAKEKPQVLDYAIYTMENAQTVASETGFAPLKDDVVQESISYLEGLK; this comes from the coding sequence ATGAAAAGCTTAAAAAGCTTAGTATTACTTTTAGTAATGGGAATTTTAGTGGTATTCGCAGCTGCATGTGGCGGCGGAGCTTCTACTGAAGGTGAAACAAACACTGGTTCAGGAGATAGTAATACTGAAGAAGAAACAGCTTTAGAAGGTAGCGTTGTAATTGATGGATCTGGTACAGTTTATCCTTTCATGTCAAAAATGGCTGAAAATTACATGACTGAAAATGAAGAAGTTTCTGTTGAAGTAAGCCGTGCAGGTACTTCAGCTGGTTTCGAAAAGTTCTTAGCTGAAAACGGAACTGATTTCAACGATGCATCTCGTGAAATCAAAGAAGAAGAAACTGCTAAAGCTGAAGAACTAGGTATTGAAGTGAAAGAATTCCAAGTTGCTCTTGATGGTTTAACATTCGTTATCAACAAGGAAAACGATTGGGCAACTGAAATGACTCAAGAAGAAGTAGTAAAAATCTTCCTTGCTGAAGGTGGAGTAACAAAATGGTCTGATATTAACCCAGATTGGCCAGCTGAAGAAATCAAACCAATGGGTCCTAACGAAAACCATGGTACAAACGAATTCATGTTTGAAACAATCATGGAAGAAAAAGATTTTGTTGACAGTGTAAATTTACAACAAGAATATTCTACACTTGTAGATCTTGTTTCTAAAGATAAAAATGCAATTGCGTTTTTCGGATATGGTTACTATGACAGTAATAAAGACAAATTAAATGCAGTAAATGTTGACTTTGGTAACGGTCCTGTTGCTCCAAGTTTAGATACAATTGGTTTAGATGATGCTGCTGGATACAAGGCATTCACTCGTCCAGTATTCACATACTTAAACGTTGATATGGCAAAAGAAAAGCCTCAAGTTCTTGACTATGCAATCTACACTATGGAAAATGCTCAAACTGTAGCTTCTGAAACTGGATTTGCTCCATTAAAAGATGATGTAGTTCAAGAATCTATTAGTTATTTAGAAGGTTTAAAATAA
- a CDS encoding MFS transporter has protein sequence MSKMKKILGDVDVSRDLVLLLVIGGMYSLSISLSNTFVNVYLWKQSGRFIDLAIYNLSIVVMQPLTFIFAGRLAKKVDRVIVLRLGVIFLAVFFLIVLMIGGAAAKLLIVLGGTLGIGYGFYWLAFNVLTFEITEPETRDFFNGFMGVMNSTAGMVGPIVAGFVISRLKNFTGYTTIFTISLLLFSGAVVLSFFFKRRKAEGDYILGRIFHERKNNKNWGLITRAHFFQGLREGTFAFVIGVFVFISTGSELALGTFGLVNSAVAFLGYYLATRVIKKNMRKRFILIGGTLLYLSIYLILFDLTYQKLLLYGAIIAIGYPMLLVPYSSLTFDVIGKAWSAAKARIEYIVVKEIFLNSGRIVSILGFIFAISFFDEKQSIPVLLAIIGAGHFIIYFFVKRVQVEENDSHEPARRKPVIKNNLADGDSGG, from the coding sequence ATGTCAAAAATGAAAAAGATTCTTGGTGATGTAGATGTTAGCAGGGACCTAGTATTACTGTTAGTTATCGGAGGAATGTATTCCCTAAGTATTTCACTTTCAAATACATTTGTGAATGTTTACTTATGGAAACAATCCGGAAGATTTATTGATTTGGCCATATACAATTTATCAATAGTCGTTATGCAGCCGTTAACATTTATTTTTGCGGGAAGGTTAGCTAAAAAAGTTGATCGAGTAATTGTCCTAAGGTTAGGAGTTATCTTTTTAGCTGTATTTTTCTTAATTGTGCTCATGATTGGTGGAGCTGCTGCAAAATTACTCATCGTATTAGGTGGAACCTTAGGTATTGGCTATGGCTTCTATTGGCTTGCATTCAATGTATTAACATTTGAAATCACAGAACCAGAAACGAGAGATTTCTTTAATGGATTTATGGGTGTTATGAATTCCACAGCAGGAATGGTTGGACCAATCGTCGCAGGCTTTGTTATTTCCAGGTTGAAAAATTTTACAGGTTATACAACCATATTTACCATCTCTCTCTTATTGTTCTCAGGTGCAGTTGTTCTGAGCTTTTTTTTTAAGAGAAGAAAGGCCGAAGGAGATTATATATTAGGACGAATTTTTCATGAAAGAAAGAATAATAAAAATTGGGGACTTATTACAAGAGCTCATTTCTTTCAAGGTTTACGTGAAGGAACCTTTGCTTTTGTAATTGGTGTATTCGTCTTCATTTCGACAGGTAGTGAATTGGCTTTAGGAACTTTTGGTCTAGTGAATTCCGCTGTAGCTTTCCTGGGTTATTATCTTGCTACAAGAGTTATTAAGAAAAATATGCGTAAACGTTTCATCTTAATTGGGGGGACTTTACTGTATCTTTCGATCTACTTAATTCTTTTTGACCTGACCTACCAAAAGCTGCTTTTATATGGCGCAATTATTGCTATTGGATATCCAATGTTACTCGTTCCATACTCGTCGTTAACATTTGATGTAATAGGAAAAGCTTGGAGCGCTGCGAAAGCTCGGATTGAGTATATTGTGGTAAAAGAGATTTTTCTAAATTCAGGAAGAATCGTTTCTATCCTGGGGTTTATTTTTGCTATTTCTTTCTTTGATGAAAAACAAAGCATTCCAGTGCTACTTGCCATAATTGGCGCAGGTCATTTCATTATTTACTTTTTTGTTAAACGTGTTCAAGTGGAAGAAAATGATAGTCATGAACCGGCAAGAAGAAAACCGGTAATTAAAAACAATCTTGCTGATGGTGATAGTGGAGGGTAA
- a CDS encoding IS1182 family transposase: MFRNYTMNQLVLPLDLEVKLQKNDIAFHVHHLVESIPHEAFEPFLRNEGCPAYHPRMMLKIILCAYSQSVFSGRKIESLLKDSIRMMWLAQGYEPSYRTINRFRVQPEVKELIRQCFVQFRCQLIEEKLIDQEAIFIDGTKIEANANKFTFVWKKSVEKYHQSLIEKSNQLYHELLENEIIPEIERESDEQLSLEELTEVDQKVDDVVTAYDKQIEASSDVTERKALRNDRKYPKQIRKQLIDFVMRKKKYQQDLEILGARNSYSKTDPEATFMRMKDDYMKNGQLKAGYNVQIATEGQYSLAYSLFSNPTDTHTLIPFLDEIEQHYFELPKHLVADAGYGSEQNYNDILLNRKREALITYNMYLKEQKKKHKQNKFNPDNWQYDEETDTYTCPNQKRLEFQYHSVRNNRTGFKRNYKIYESEDCTGCPFRSSCTKAKEGNNRKIMVNEKWEQQKEYVRVKLSEEETSAIYRKRKIDVEPVFGFLKANLRFTRFSVRGKPKVENEMGLALMAVNLRKFTANNQGNRRIFLINRER, from the coding sequence ATGTTTAGAAATTATACCATGAATCAATTAGTTCTGCCTTTAGATTTAGAAGTAAAATTACAAAAAAATGATATCGCCTTCCATGTCCATCATTTAGTTGAAAGTATTCCTCATGAAGCGTTCGAACCATTTCTTCGAAATGAGGGTTGCCCTGCCTATCATCCACGCATGATGCTAAAAATTATCTTATGCGCCTACTCACAATCTGTTTTTTCAGGACGTAAAATTGAATCCCTATTAAAAGACAGTATCCGTATGATGTGGTTAGCTCAAGGATATGAACCCAGCTACCGTACAATCAACCGATTCCGTGTTCAACCAGAAGTGAAAGAATTAATTCGCCAGTGTTTCGTCCAATTCCGTTGTCAATTAATTGAAGAAAAACTTATCGATCAAGAAGCGATTTTTATCGATGGTACAAAGATTGAAGCGAATGCGAATAAATTTACGTTTGTCTGGAAGAAATCGGTTGAGAAATATCATCAAAGTTTAATTGAAAAGTCAAACCAGCTTTACCATGAGCTACTTGAGAACGAAATCATACCTGAAATTGAACGTGAAAGCGATGAACAGTTATCATTAGAAGAGCTCACTGAAGTTGATCAAAAAGTGGACGATGTCGTAACCGCATATGATAAACAAATTGAAGCATCGTCAGACGTTACAGAACGAAAAGCTTTAAGAAATGATCGTAAATATCCAAAACAAATCCGTAAACAGTTGATTGATTTTGTCATGAGAAAAAAGAAATACCAACAAGACCTTGAAATCCTTGGTGCGCGGAATAGCTATTCTAAAACAGATCCAGAAGCAACATTTATGCGAATGAAAGACGATTATATGAAAAATGGACAATTGAAGGCAGGTTATAATGTACAAATCGCCACGGAAGGTCAATACTCGCTTGCCTATAGTTTATTTTCTAACCCAACAGATACGCATACGTTAATTCCATTTCTAGATGAGATTGAGCAGCATTATTTTGAGTTGCCAAAACACCTTGTCGCAGATGCAGGTTATGGTAGTGAACAAAACTATAATGATATCCTTTTGAACAGAAAACGAGAAGCACTTATTACGTATAATATGTATTTGAAAGAACAAAAGAAAAAGCACAAACAAAACAAATTTAATCCCGACAACTGGCAGTATGATGAGGAAACAGATACATATACATGCCCTAATCAGAAACGCCTTGAATTTCAATATCATTCTGTCCGTAATAACCGTACAGGCTTCAAACGGAATTATAAAATCTATGAATCTGAGGACTGTACAGGATGCCCATTCCGTTCATCATGTACAAAAGCAAAAGAAGGTAACAATCGAAAAATAATGGTGAATGAAAAATGGGAACAGCAAAAAGAATATGTAAGAGTGAAGCTTTCAGAAGAAGAAACGAGTGCCATCTATCGAAAACGTAAAATCGATGTGGAACCAGTTTTTGGATTCTTGAAGGCCAATTTGCGTTTCACTCGATTTTCGGTACGAGGAAAACCGAAGGTTGAAAACGAAATGGGACTCGCGTTAATGGCAGTGAATTTAAGAAAATTCACTGCCAACAACCAAGGTAATAGAAGAATTTTCCTCATAAATAGAGAAAGGTGA
- a CDS encoding methyl-accepting chemotaxis protein — MEQKWVNHLKKLPIHKIKFNPKKHRESKKEEAERENMPAPNRFLEKTFSKFNLQNRLLFLFSFLLIVSINIVGISSYLKAKDTTIETIENRISRESEVMAYVAQNLKFLYVSDDLYFMQQLDISIRDQQRQLKADGIQSHIFYYKDDQIKPFKVSNEANISFTDSFKERIASEDEAVFHHIFKGEDYTISVLKMPEINGKYVLVVPTSSYLGPVNEMAQFMIIVIAVSLVISIILLIMFVRSVTKPLTELRNVMTEVREGNLNKKALINTTIPELQSLKLSFNMMIEQMKNVIHEINETTTELEMTGGKLSHSSEDALSYSRQLIEAINVVKHGAEQTASSSDSSVNGFQSMKQKIQMLISGMDMVFQSSEDMNVSAKRGEKNNTYLINTINSFERDFEHMTSTIQQVKDHSSSITNLVGLIKGVADQTKLLSLNATIEAARAGEAGKGFAVVANEVRKLAEQSSSATVDISKSITEMEDVTIRATNEFDDMLMKIRHNLETANDSKASFDELMHEINTVSKKLQGMQGELHRLKLVLPDLEEETLSSASISQETLASTEQMLSTSNDQIQQMESTHEIGLQLKELSNSLSGISKQFTVN; from the coding sequence TTGGAACAAAAATGGGTGAACCACTTAAAAAAGTTACCAATACATAAAATAAAGTTTAACCCGAAAAAGCATAGAGAGAGCAAGAAAGAGGAAGCGGAAAGGGAAAACATGCCTGCACCAAATCGTTTCTTAGAAAAAACATTTTCAAAGTTTAACTTGCAAAATCGTTTACTGTTTTTATTTAGTTTCTTATTAATTGTTTCCATTAATATTGTAGGGATTAGTTCCTATCTAAAGGCTAAGGATACAACTATAGAGACAATTGAAAATCGTATTAGTCGTGAATCAGAAGTTATGGCATATGTTGCTCAAAACCTGAAGTTCCTTTATGTTAGTGATGACTTATATTTTATGCAGCAATTGGATATTAGTATTCGCGATCAACAACGGCAGTTAAAAGCAGACGGAATCCAATCTCATATTTTCTATTATAAAGATGATCAGATAAAGCCTTTTAAGGTTAGTAATGAAGCAAATATCTCATTCACAGACTCTTTTAAAGAGAGAATAGCAAGTGAGGATGAAGCTGTCTTTCATCATATATTTAAAGGTGAAGACTATACAATTTCTGTCTTGAAAATGCCGGAGATTAATGGGAAATATGTATTGGTTGTCCCAACATCATCTTATCTTGGTCCCGTGAATGAAATGGCACAATTTATGATCATTGTAATAGCTGTGAGCCTTGTTATTTCAATTATTCTTTTAATTATGTTTGTGCGTAGTGTAACTAAACCTTTAACTGAACTGCGAAATGTTATGACAGAGGTACGTGAAGGGAATTTAAATAAAAAGGCTTTAATTAATACAACGATTCCAGAGCTTCAATCTCTAAAATTAAGCTTTAATATGATGATTGAACAGATGAAAAACGTCATACATGAAATAAATGAAACAACAACAGAGCTGGAAATGACCGGAGGGAAATTGAGTCATTCATCAGAAGATGCGCTTTCTTATAGCCGCCAGTTAATTGAAGCGATAAATGTTGTAAAACACGGTGCTGAACAAACTGCGAGTAGCTCAGATAGTAGTGTAAACGGCTTCCAATCAATGAAACAAAAAATTCAAATGTTGATTTCGGGTATGGACATGGTGTTTCAAAGCTCAGAAGACATGAATGTATCTGCTAAGCGTGGAGAAAAGAACAACACCTATTTAATTAATACAATCAACAGCTTTGAAAGAGATTTTGAACACATGACATCAACTATTCAACAAGTAAAAGATCACTCATCTTCAATAACAAATCTTGTAGGATTAATAAAAGGTGTCGCTGATCAAACAAAGTTATTATCACTTAACGCAACAATTGAGGCTGCAAGAGCAGGAGAAGCAGGAAAAGGATTTGCTGTCGTTGCGAACGAGGTACGTAAACTTGCAGAACAGTCCTCATCTGCAACTGTAGATATTTCAAAATCAATCACTGAAATGGAAGATGTTACAATACGAGCTACAAATGAATTTGATGATATGCTGATGAAGATTAGGCACAACTTAGAAACGGCGAACGATTCGAAAGCATCATTTGATGAATTAATGCATGAAATTAATACCGTTAGTAAAAAGCTACAAGGAATGCAGGGAGAGCTTCATAGGCTAAAGCTGGTTTTACCGGACCTGGAAGAAGAAACATTAAGCTCTGCATCAATCTCTCAAGAAACCCTTGCTAGTACAGAACAAATGCTATCAACAAGCAATGATCAAATACAGCAGATGGAAAGTACTCATGAAATTGGTTTGCAATTAAAAGAGTTATCCAACTCATTATCCGGCATTTCGAAACAATTTACCGTAAATTAA
- a CDS encoding DUF1189 domain-containing protein translates to MNIFKQLYVSIYSPKMISAFRFQGIGKTILYVFILSLLSTLPSAIYFSGSLSEGLKSFNETLKEDLPSFTIENGLLSSDSDKPVEIKKDGFFIILDDTGSYGVEEMEAKENAIGILSDKFVFSTNGQAQTYEYSLLNMTLSKEDIMEISSQFNQLLPIVLTIMVVVMYLFSSFVKFIEITVLALFGLAFKNSLQRKVNFKQLWVIAAYSTTLATIFFIIMDSLQVIVPSGFFLNWFVHLIVLYLVLKEIPPLKKKIATP, encoded by the coding sequence ATGAATATATTTAAGCAACTTTATGTAAGTATTTATTCTCCAAAAATGATTTCTGCGTTTCGTTTTCAGGGTATAGGAAAAACGATCCTTTACGTATTCATCTTATCCTTACTTAGCACATTACCATCTGCTATTTATTTTTCTGGCAGTTTAAGTGAAGGATTGAAAAGTTTTAATGAAACACTTAAAGAGGATCTACCTTCTTTCACGATTGAGAATGGCTTACTTTCATCAGACTCGGATAAACCTGTAGAAATAAAAAAAGATGGTTTTTTCATTATTTTAGATGATACCGGATCTTATGGTGTTGAGGAGATGGAAGCAAAGGAAAATGCAATCGGCATTTTATCAGACAAGTTTGTATTCTCAACAAATGGGCAAGCACAAACCTATGAATACTCTCTTTTGAATATGACCCTATCAAAAGAAGATATTATGGAAATCTCTTCTCAGTTCAACCAGTTGCTTCCAATTGTACTTACCATAATGGTAGTTGTAATGTACTTATTTAGTTCCTTCGTTAAATTTATTGAAATCACAGTCTTAGCATTGTTTGGACTAGCGTTTAAAAACAGTCTGCAACGAAAAGTTAACTTTAAACAATTATGGGTTATAGCTGCCTACTCGACAACATTAGCGACTATCTTCTTTATCATCATGGATAGTTTGCAGGTTATTGTACCAAGTGGATTCTTTCTTAATTGGTTTGTCCATTTAATTGTGCTATACCTTGTATTAAAAGAAATCCCACCACTTAAAAAGAAGATTGCTACCCCCTAA
- the sodA gene encoding superoxide dismutase SodA, producing the protein MAYELPQLPYAYDALEPHIDKETMNIHHTKHHNTYITNVNAALEGNADLAGKSVEELVSNLDAVPEAIRTAVRNNGGGHANHSLFWTILSPNGGGEPTGELGEAINAKFGSYDSFKEEFAKAATTRFGSGWAWLVVNNGELEVTSTPNQDSPLMEGKTPVLGLDVWEHAYYLNYQNRRPDYIASFWNVVNWDEVSKRFNAAK; encoded by the coding sequence ATGGCATATGAATTACCACAATTACCTTATGCATATGATGCACTAGAACCACATATTGACAAGGAAACAATGAATATTCATCACACAAAACATCACAACACGTACATTACAAATGTAAATGCTGCACTAGAAGGCAATGCTGATCTAGCAGGTAAAAGTGTGGAAGAGTTAGTTTCTAACTTAGACGCTGTTCCTGAAGCTATTCGTACAGCAGTACGTAATAATGGTGGTGGACATGCAAACCATAGTCTTTTCTGGACGATCCTATCTCCAAATGGCGGCGGTGAGCCAACAGGTGAGCTTGGAGAAGCAATCAATGCTAAATTTGGAAGCTATGACAGCTTTAAAGAAGAGTTCGCTAAAGCTGCAACTACACGTTTCGGTTCAGGCTGGGCTTGGTTAGTAGTAAACAACGGTGAATTAGAAGTTACTAGCACACCAAACCAAGACTCTCCATTAATGGAAGGTAAAACTCCAGTTCTTGGTTTAGATGTTTGGGAGCATGCATATTACTTAAACTACCAAAACCGTCGTCCTGACTACATTGCTTCTTTTTGGAATGTAGTAAATTGGGATGAAGTTTCTAAGCGTTTTAACGCAGCTAAATAA
- a CDS encoding LysM peptidoglycan-binding domain-containing protein translates to MKRFSILLLCFFICYIIYYDLQVGTLPFMNKTAIVSSDPSNEIKDKQESYYEKRVKQGDTVLTITEKYHGTLPISIDQLIKDFENLNPGVKAEAIQVGTSYLFPIYKQ, encoded by the coding sequence ATGAAGCGATTCTCAATTTTACTTCTATGTTTCTTTATTTGTTACATCATATATTATGACCTACAAGTTGGCACACTCCCATTTATGAATAAAACAGCCATAGTATCTTCTGATCCAAGTAATGAAATTAAAGATAAACAAGAATCATATTATGAAAAGCGTGTCAAACAAGGTGATACTGTTCTAACGATTACAGAGAAATACCATGGCACACTCCCAATATCAATTGATCAGCTAATAAAAGATTTCGAAAACCTTAATCCAGGTGTAAAAGCAGAGGCAATTCAGGTTGGAACTTCCTACTTGTTCCCTATTTATAAACAATAG
- the pstC gene encoding phosphate ABC transporter permease subunit PstC, giving the protein MIEKKRSSTNLTSVTEKVIPKILLAIAAISILTTIGIVVTLLTETVNFFRDVPFLDFYTGTILNPLGDDAEFGVLPLLTGTIYSTVIAMIVAIPIGLMAAIFLSEYASDKVRRILKPILEILAGIPTIVYGFFAYTFVTPLLRSFIPALDPTNILSPGIVMGIMIIPMVASLSEDAMSSVPRSMREGALALGSTKLEVTWKVVIPAAISGIIASFVLGISRAIGETMIVAIASGSNKDFTFDITQSMQTMTAYIVEVTGGEAPAGSTIYYSLYAVAMTLFVFTLIMNLVAQYISRKYREEY; this is encoded by the coding sequence ATGATTGAAAAAAAGAGAAGCTCTACAAATTTAACATCTGTCACAGAAAAGGTTATACCTAAAATCCTATTAGCAATTGCTGCTATATCAATACTTACAACTATTGGCATAGTCGTTACTCTTTTAACTGAAACAGTTAACTTTTTCAGAGATGTTCCATTTTTAGATTTTTATACTGGAACAATTTTAAATCCACTGGGTGATGATGCAGAATTTGGAGTACTGCCATTACTAACAGGAACAATTTATTCTACTGTTATAGCAATGATAGTGGCCATTCCAATTGGACTAATGGCAGCAATTTTCTTAAGTGAATATGCTTCAGATAAAGTACGAAGAATATTGAAGCCAATTCTTGAAATTCTTGCAGGTATTCCCACAATCGTATATGGTTTCTTTGCATATACTTTTGTAACACCGTTATTAAGATCCTTTATCCCAGCATTAGATCCAACAAACATTCTAAGTCCTGGAATTGTTATGGGTATCATGATTATTCCAATGGTGGCTTCACTTTCTGAAGATGCAATGAGTTCTGTCCCCAGATCAATGCGTGAAGGTGCTCTTGCTCTTGGTTCAACTAAACTTGAGGTAACTTGGAAAGTTGTTATCCCAGCCGCTATATCTGGAATTATTGCTTCATTCGTACTTGGGATTTCCCGTGCTATTGGAGAAACGATGATTGTCGCAATCGCAAGTGGAAGTAATAAGGACTTTACTTTTGATATTACACAATCAATGCAGACAATGACTGCTTACATCGTTGAAGTAACAGGAGGAGAAGCTCCTGCTGGTTCAACCATTTACTACTCATTGTACGCTGTTGCAATGACATTATTTGTATTTACACTCATAATGAACCTCGTTGCCCAGTATATTTCTCGTAAATATAGGGAGGAGTATTAA